The DNA segment AGTGTCCAGAGGTCTTTTCACTTCCGTCATACGAGTTTTTGAACCGAAGCATCGGTAGTATCAGGTCTTTATCGTTCTTGACGGTAAACTGGCTTTTATCTTCGATAATAAAGTCAGTAATGAACGACCTGTCATTTTTGTTGATGGTGCGTTTATGGAAGTTCAGCTGTGCATCGGTCAGCATTTCTTCAGCTTTCTTGAAGAACAGTTGGTTCGGAATGTGGCCATAGCTGTTCGATACCACGTTGACGATTTTACCATTTGAGATAATGACATTTTCAAGCCCTCTTCGGGATTCCATCTGGGTCAGACTTTTTAAGGATTTCATTTCTGATGGTACGAAGATTTCATCCTGTTGCAAATTTTGTAAATACATAGCTTTTGAATTTAGATTAAACATTTTCTGATAATAATCGGTAATAGTTGGGATGCTTATCCCTGTAATAAGCCAAGTGACTTTCGCCACTATCAAAGTCATAATTTTCACTACTCGACTGATAATGCTTTTCAGCTTCTTGTAGCGAAATTTTAGGTTTTTTGGATACTCGTTTCATAATGATATATTTTGATTAAACAATATTTGAGCAGTACCCAAACGGAAGCTAAAATCTCAGCTCAAAAGGAAACGGAATAAATAAGCGTAGGATGTTGCGTTGGTTTTATGCCGTAGTCTTTTGATGGGTGTATTTTACGAGTTTACCTTTGCGCTAACTATTGATTGATAACCCCTTCCTTGTAGATGCATCTTTTAAAAAACTATCATACAAAAGAAAAAGGGCCAGCACGAATGCCGACCCTTCTTCAAACAACAAAAGCTACTCGTTGAGTTCCTGAACTTTCTTTTCAAGAACTGTGATGCGCTCTTTCAAACGTGCTTCACGCTTGTCTCGTTTTTCAGCATATTCCTTTTCTATGCTGGCAATCTTGGATTTGTAATACCCTTGCATCGCATTGTAGAATGAAATGTTCGTCAGATTGTTGACGTGATTGCTTTCGCCAAAATGTATTTGCTTTGTGAGCATATAGCGTATCAACTTATGGAAGATTTCCTTTTTGAACTTCTTCTTGAAATTCTCGACCATTTCAACTTTGGTCATCTTTGAAGTGTTGCCTAAGAATTTTGAGAAGTACTTCTGTTGGCTCATATAGTCCACATTGTTCTCAAATAGCGATATCGAGAATGCCACCATTTCATCTGTTGAAAGTGTCTTCTTCGTATCAATGTATTTGGTCTCACGAATCATCTGCACAACATCTTCAAACTGCTTGTTGTTCTCAATTTGCTTCTTCCGGATTTCCCTTTCGTTGATTTTTACGATTTGTTCTTCGGGCGTACAATCTGCCATTTTTCTGTTGGCTAATGGTTCTGAATATGTTGAATTTTCTGTTTCAGATTTCTCAATGACCTTAACAAATACTTCTTTGTGTTGATATGTTTCAGGATGAAACACAATACCGTTTTTAAATCCATCTTCTTTTGCTGAATTGAACTTTTCCAATGCTTCTTTATAATTCTGCATTGCTTCATCCAATTCTGCCTTTAATTCATCTTCAGAATAATCGTAATGCTGATATTCTATCTTGATACCCTCGATTGTAGGCTCAATCGGATGCTCTATAATTTCAACATCATCCAGTAAATAGACTTTCAATCCGTTCTTTTCCAATTTTGATATAACGAGCTGATTACTTTCGTCATCCGCCCAATACTGTCGTATTTCTGGAATCAACAGTATTTTCTCTTTCTTGCATTTCTCAATCAAGTTTAAGAACGACTTGCTTTTCTTCGTTTCAAAACAGGCTGCTTTCGTACAGACCATTTTTCCTTCGCCGAACAGATTGCCTTGATTAGCTGCATTGAAAGGACATTCAACACAAGACCCAACTTTCGGAACCAATTTTTTATCGGCTACATCAAAAGATGCTTTTTCCAAATCATAGGTCTGGTCTTTAATCATCCTGTTTATCTGATGTGCATTAAAATTTTCGCCCATTGTTTCCAACATCATCTGTTGTTCTTCAGGTTCAAATAAAGCGACACCAACACCCAAGGAAATGGTCATTTCGCCATTGCGGACATAGTGCTTGAAACCGTCAATCAATCCGG comes from the Marixanthomonas ophiurae genome and includes:
- a CDS encoding ParB/RepB/Spo0J family partition protein, which produces MTTKASTTKKRSRTKVAAKNEVNEKKSSVLQIQNLPLGKIKPDLEQPRKTFNDDALQQLSESIEKHGVLQPITVRQLNGHYIIVMGERRYRASKLAGKKTVPCIVRSYENNDVLEVQIIENLQRQDVEPTEEAEAIAYLSEKYSPTEIAKRLGRTDNFIRQRLKLAGLIDGFKHYVRNGEMTISLGVGVALFEPEEQQMMLETMGENFNAHQINRMIKDQTYDLEKASFDVADKKLVPKVGSCVECPFNAANQGNLFGEGKMVCTKAACFETKKSKSFLNLIEKCKKEKILLIPEIRQYWADDESNQLVISKLEKNGLKVYLLDDVEIIEHPIEPTIEGIKIEYQHYDYSEDELKAELDEAMQNYKEALEKFNSAKEDGFKNGIVFHPETYQHKEVFVKVIEKSETENSTYSEPLANRKMADCTPEEQIVKINEREIRKKQIENNKQFEDVVQMIRETKYIDTKKTLSTDEMVAFSISLFENNVDYMSQQKYFSKFLGNTSKMTKVEMVENFKKKFKKEIFHKLIRYMLTKQIHFGESNHVNNLTNISFYNAMQGYYKSKIASIEKEYAEKRDKREARLKERITVLEKKVQELNE